A DNA window from Linepithema humile isolate Giens D197 chromosome 6, Lhum_UNIL_v1.0, whole genome shotgun sequence contains the following coding sequences:
- the LOC105678691 gene encoding scavenger receptor class B member 1, with translation MTISVTDAALDMEKKAINRCTRRNPFRSWPAWLFCIVFLTSFTGFYIIWCTNVYNNYLLSQMELRNGTNSFKWWLQPPFSLMYKIHVFNYTNVDKFESGVDEKLRVQELGPYIYAEKLNRVNVAMNEDDTVTYQDKRSYEWLSGSPEDDVVVVPNVPLLFATAFARDLSFPMRWVIRTTLQSLHERPFINETVGGFLWGYDTKLFDIAKPFMMLQRDIPFDKFGLLAIKKGIDKNRITVNTGSQDFDKLGIIEKINGKDNREIWGDERCDKIGGTNGNMFPPYVVKNTSETIYVYSKEICRKLPFDFAEQVTVFDMPSLRYKIKPDTFNCSTAQNDCFCPREQDNSRICPPAGLFNISACSDNAPLLTSFPHFYGGDKSLLKLVDGLNPRQEDHESFLDLHPRLAMPISGWSRLQMNIEIRQARIVPVLGNLKDGMILPLIWIETGVDDLPESVIDVIHAAHFTANTVENVLQWCTLIIMILSLSALVACFWKYRMEQDTDVLRKSLSVQNTLLA, from the exons ATGACGATCTCGGTGACCGACGCGGCGCTCGACATGGAAAAGAAGGCGATTAATCGCTGCACCCGGCGCAACCCTTTCCGCAGCTGGCCGGCGTGGCTCTTCTGCATCGTGTTCTTGACAAGCTTCACCGGCTTCTACATCATCTGGTGCACCAATGTGTACAACAACTACCTGCTGTCACAGATGGAGTTGCGCAACGGCACCAATAGCTTCAAGTGGTGGCTGCAGCCACCCTTCTCGTTAATGTACAAAATCCACGTCTTTAATTACACAAACGTGGATAAGTTCGAGTCGGGTGTCGACGAAAAGTTGCGTGTCCAGGAACTTGGTCCGTACATCTACGCCGAGAAGCTGAATCGTGTGAACGTGGCGATGAACGAGGACGACACAGTGACCTACCAGGACAAGAGGTCGTACGAGTGGCTGAGTGGAAGCCCGGAagacgacgtcgtcgtcgtgccGAACGTGCCGCTGCTGTTTGCTACCGCGTTCGCACGCGATCTCAGCTTCCCGATGCGATGGGTCATCAGAACAACGCTGCAGTCCCTGCACGAGCGGCCGTTCATCAACGAGACGGTCGGCGGCTTCCTCTGGGGATACGACACCAAGCTCTTTGACATAGCCAAGCCATTCATGATGTTGCAGCGGGACATACCGTTCGACAAGTTCGGCCTGCTGGCTATA AAAAAAGGTATCGATAAAAATCGCATCACTGTGAATACGGGATCGCAAGATTTCGACAAACTCGGCataatcgaaaaaataaatgggAAGGATAATCGAGAAATTTGGGGCGACGAACGCTGCGACAAAATCGGAGGCACCAATGGCAACATGTTCCCACCCTATGTAGTAAAAAATACAAGCGAGACCATCTACGTGTACTCCAAAGAGATTTGCAGGAAGCTGCCGTTCGACTTTGCTGAACAAGTGACAGTCTTCGACATGCCTTCTCTAAG ATATAAAATCAAGCCGGACACGTTCAACTGTTCGACAGCGCAGAACGACTGCTTTTGTCCGCGGGAACAAGATAATTCAAGAATCTGCCCGCCCGCAGGACTCTTCAACATTTCCGCGTGCAGCGACAACGCACCATTGCTCACATCGTTTCCGCATTTTTATGGCGGTGACAAGTCCTTATTGAAACTAGTAGACGGTTTGAATCCTCGGCAGGAAGATCACGAGAGCTTCTTAGACCTACATCCG cgACTCGCGATGCCCATCTCCGGTTGGTCGAGATTGCAGATGAATATTGAGATACGCCAAGCGCGTATCGTGCCGGTCCTCGGGAATCTGAAGGATGGCATGATCCTGCCGCTCATCTGGATCGAGACTGGAGTGGACGACCTGCCGGAATCGGTGATAGACGTAATCCACGCTGCGCATTTCACTGCAAACACCGTAGAGAACGTCTTGCAATGGTGCACTCTGATCATTATGATACTCTCCTTGAGCGCGCTGGTCGCCTGTTTTTGGAAATATCGCATGGAACAGGATACGGACGTTCTCCGAAAGAGCTTGTCCGTTCAGAACACTCTACTCGCGTAA